A single genomic interval of Dysidea avara chromosome 6, odDysAvar1.4, whole genome shotgun sequence harbors:
- the LOC136257379 gene encoding uncharacterized protein, with protein sequence MPALTSGRHHIKWTQLSNLPAPMYDAYVTVQDKKVYVAGDSPVDDAQHQVYVYDVNTDHWDQLPPSGHHGGIPHIIGGKLAIIGGGLSATKMVTNKVSTFDETSQTWTSHYPDLLSVRVRPGVVTHLEHVIVAGGQKFVNNALVVQDDIEVLNWMKNSDWQKVSINLPVPMTVFTPIITDDHLLIVGYVGANKKGDRRAYEIPVNDITRSCDQKQTSDTPTKWITLTDATHWYTALVPSSSPPVVVGGQVGGKPTSDIKMYDDSSKSWKNISSLSSARSQVAIAAVNNNAIIVIGGYTKGGSEDTAKSSSLTTVELGQAQLIH encoded by the coding sequence CAATGTATGATGCATATGTCACAGTACAAGACAAGAAGGTCTATGTTGCTGGGGATAGTCCAGTTGATGATGCTCAACATcaagtatatgtctatgatGTCAACACTGACCATTGGGATCAGTTACCTCCCTCAGGTCACCATGGTGGTATTCCTCACATCATTGGTGGAAAGTTAGCTATTATTGGTGGAGGTCTGTCTGCTACTAAGATGGTGACCAATAAAGTTTCTACATTTGATGAAACTAGCCAAACTTGGACATCTCATTATCCTGACCTTCTCTCAGTTAGGGTTAGACCAGGGGTGGTCACTCACCTGGAGCATGTTATTGTTGCTGGGGGACAAAAGTTTGTTAACAATGCACTAGTAGTACAAGATGATATTGAAGTCCTCAACTGGATGAAGAATTCTGATTGGCAGAAAGTGTCCATTAATCTTCCTGTGCCAATGACTGTCTTTACACCCATTATTACTGATGATCATTTACTAATAGTGGGTTATGTTGGTGCTAACAAAAAAGGTGACAGAAGAGCATACGAGATACCTGTTAATGATATCACAAGATCATGTGACCAAAAACAAACCAGTGACACACCCACCAAATGGATTACACTGACTGATGCCACTCACTGGTATACAGCCCTAGTCCCCAGCTCATCCCCACCAGTGGTAGTTGGTGGACAAGTTGGTGGTAAACCAACATCAGATATTAAGATGTATGATGACTCTAGCAAATCATGGAAGAacatttcatcattatcatcagctAGATCACAAGTAGCTATAGCAGCAGTCAACAACAATGCCATTATAGTCATTGGAGGATATACTAAAGGAGGGAGTGAGGATACTGCTAAATCATCCAGTCTTACTACAGTGGAACTGGGACAAGCTCAACTAATACACTAA
- the LOC136257373 gene encoding serine/threonine-protein kinase WNK-like: MASGDDFQGLVLKGVTKLDRKELGRGAYGRVYAVKYCGMICAAKEIHSILVEEVGNVEMRRTVESFMRECRQCSILRHPNVIQFLGVYYPSVGAGGVQGRMRLPVMVMEMMVDSLTSLVDKHEKIPVHIKFSIVHDVSLGLCYLHNHDPPIVHRDLSPNNVLLTAHHVAKISDLGVAKVIKADNRKTMTKAPGTVDFMPPETLDEIPVYGPPMDVFSFAGIVLHTFTQKWPTPSKPVEFDSKTRRKVALLEVERRQQYLDNMIEEAEVLRPLVEECLDDDPAVRPTITTVCERIQVSKDVYMKESPQDVITLHHQVEQQKTEIDQLREENELKNRQIAVKDVLIDQLHQQVKQKDQLRGEIDQVNTENDLEISQLKTENEQQKFEINHLKFGNDQLKFEVDQLNQQLSSTRSVPTQQVASQLNRVTLGGPTTKTSKLKIEAPPLMPALTSSRYHIKWTQLANLPASMYGGYATVQDKKVYVAGGSSPVNDAQHQVYVYDVNIDHWDQLPPSGHCYGIPHVIGGKLAIIGGRLSATKMTTNKVSTFDETSQTWTSHFPNLLSVRARPGVVTHLEHVIVAGGYKYVNSTLAVQDDIEVLNWMKNSHWQKVSINLPVPMVSFTPIITDDHLLIVGYADANRRRDTNAYKIPVDDIIRSGDQQQTSDAPTKLITMSNATHWDTALVPSSSPPVVVGGVDQSNTATSDIKMYDDSSKSWKNIASLLSAKSYVAIAAVNNNAIIVIGGITKGGGVDNAKSSSLKTVELGQAQLIH; this comes from the exons ATGGCTTCCGGTGATGATTTTCAAGGTCTAGTTCTGAAGGGAGTTACCAAACTAGATCGAAAGGAACTGGGACGAGGGGCTTATGGGAGAGTTTACGCGGTCAAATATTGTGGAATGATATGTGCCGCCAAAGAGATCCACTCCATTCTGGTCGAAGAGGTGGGAAACGTGGAAATGAGACGAACAGTGGAATCGTTTATGAGGGAGTGTCGTCAATGTAGTATATTACGTCATCCAAACGTCATACAGTTCCTAGGTGTTTATTATCCTTCTGTGGGGGCGGGCGGTGTACAGGGAAGGATGCGGCTACCAGTAATGGTTATGGAGATGATGGTGGATAGCTTGACCTCACTGGTGGATAAACATGAGAAGATTCCTGTCcatataaaattttcaattgtccATGATGTCTCCCTTGGTCTGTGCTACCTTCACAATCACGACCCTCCCATCGTCCATCGAGACCTCTCCCCCAATAATGTCTTATTGACAGCACATCATGTGGCAAAGATCAGTGATCTTGGAGTGGCCAAGGTGATAAAGGCTGATAATAGAAAGACAATGACTAAAGCTCCAGGAACTGTTGACTTCATGCCACCTGAAACACTTGATGAGATTCCAGTTTATGGTCCTCCCATGGATGTGTTTTCATTTGCTGGAATAGTCCTCCACACATTTACCCAGAAATGGCCTACCCCATCCAAACCAGTTGAATTTGATTCCAAAACCAGGAGAAAGGTAGCTTTGTTGGAAGTTGAACGTCGTCAGCAGTACCTGGACAACATGATAGAAGAGGCTGAAGTATTGAGGCCACTGGTGGAGGAGTGTCTGGATGATGATCCTGCTGTGAGGCCAACTATAACAACTGTCTGTGAGAGGATCCAAGTGAGCAAGGATGTTTACATGAAGGAGTCCCCACAAGATGTTATCACTCTACACCATCAAGTGGAGCAGCAAAAGACTGAGATTGATCAGTTAAGAGAAGAAAATGAACTGAAGAATAGACAGATTGCTGTAAAAGATGTACTAATTGATCAGCTTCACCAACAAGTGAAACAGAAGGATCAACTGAGAGGAGAAATTGATCAGGTGAACACAGAGAATGATCTAGAGATCAGCCAATTGAAAACAGAAAATGAGCAGCAGAAATTTGAAATCAACCACCTGAAATTTGGAAATGATCAGTTGAAATTTGAAGTTGATCAGTTGAACCAACAGCTG TCCTCCACAAGGAGTGTACCAACACAACAAGTAGCCAGTCAACTTAACAGAGTAACTTTAGGAGGACCAACAACAAAGACATCAAAATTGAAAATA GAGGCCCCTCCATTAATGCCAGCACTTACCAGTAGCAGATACCACATCAAATGGACTCAGCTGGCCAATCTTCCTGCTTCAATGTATGGTGGATATGCCACAGTACAAGACAAGAAGGTCTATGTTGCTGGTGGTTCTAGTCCAGTTAATGATGCTCAACATcaagtatatgtctatgatGTCAACATTGACCATTGGGATCAGTTACCTCCCTCAGGTCACTGCTATGGTATTCCTCACGTCATTGGTGGAAAGTTAGCTATTATTGGTGGACGTCTGTCTGCTACTAAGATGACAACTAATAAAGTTTCTACATTTGATGAAACTAGTCAAACTTGGACATCTCATTTTCCTAACCTTCTCTCAGTTAGGGCCAGACCAGGCGTGGTTACTCACCTGGAGCATGTTATTGTTGCTGGGGGATACAAGTATGTTAACAGCACACTAGCAGTACAAGATGATATTGAAGTCCTCAACTGGATGAAGAATTCTCATTGGCAGAAAGTTTCCATTAATCTTCCTGTGCCAATGGTTTCCTTCACACCCATTATTACTGATGATCATTTACTCATAGTGGGTTATGCTGATGCTAACAGGAGACGTGACACAAATGCCTACAAGATACCTGTTGATGATATTATAAGATCAGGTGACCAACAACAAACCAGTGACGCACCCACCAAATTGATTACAATGTCTAATGCTACTCATTGGGATACAGCCCTAGTCCCCAGCTCATCCCCACCAGTGGTAGTTGGTGGAGTAGATCAAAGTAACACAGCAACATCAGATATTAAGATGTATGATGACTCTAGCAAGTCATGGAAAAACATTGCATCATTATTATCAGCTAAatcatatgtagctatagcagcaGTCAACAACAATGCTATTATAGTCATTGGAGGAATTACTAAAGGAGGAGGTGTGGATAATGCTAAATCATCCAGTCTTAAAACAGTGGAACTAGGACAAGCTCAACTAATACACTAA